DNA from Fusobacterium sp.:
GAGTCACATATAAGAAATTGTGTAGTTAATGATATAAAAGCAGGATCAGAAGATGAAATAATTTCTGAACTTGTACAGACACTAAATAAAATGATTGATAAAACAAACAAAAAAGTAAAAGAAAATTTACCTGAAATGATAAAAAAAATAGAAATACAGGTAGGGAAAATAAAAGAACTTGTAGAAGAAGAGCATTGCAATGAAGTTCTTAATGGAATATCCCTAGTAAAAGGAGAACTTGATGGAGTATCAAAGTTGGTGCTTGAATCACATATTAAAAATTGTATAGTAAGAGATATAAAATCAGGAAATGAAGACAAAGTCATTACAGAACTTTTATATACACTAAATAAGATGATAAAGTAAGGAAAAGATTTTATGGTTAGGGGGCTTTATGAAAAAAATACTTGTAGTAGATGATGAATGGAAAATAAGAAAACTCATAAAGGATTACCTTGTGAGAGAAGGATACAGTGTAGATGAAGCTGGAGATGGAGAAGAAGGATTGGAGCTATTTTTTCAAACTACATATGATATTGTTATTCTGGATATAATGATGCCAAAAATAGATGGTTGGAGTGTGTGCAGAAAAATAAGAGAAGAATCTCAAGTTCCTATTATTATGCTTACAGCTAGAGCAGATGAAAGTGATCAGTTATTTGGATTTGAACTTGAAACAGATGAATATATGATAAAGCCTTTTAATCCTAAATTATTAGTTGCAAAAGTAAAAGCTCTGTTAAGAAGAGATGGAAAAATAGTAGATAAAACATATCTTGAATTTGGAGATCTCATCATAGATACATCCAAAAGAGAAGTAAAATTAGGAGATGTAATACTCGAATTGACTCCTAAAGAATATGATCTTTTATATTTCTTTATAGAGAATAAGGGATTAGCTTTATCCAGAGAAAAGATTTTAAATTCAGTATGGGGTTGGGATTATTTTGGTGATTCCAGAACTGTGGATACACATATAAAAAGATTAAGAAAAAAAATAGGAGATAATTTTATCCAGACAGTAAGAGGATTTGGATATAAATTCGAAGGAGACAGATGAAGATAAGATGGAAAATATTTTTCCTGATGTTTAGTGTAGTAGTTATGATAATTTTAGGATTATTAGTAACAAATAGCATTTATCTGGAAAAATTCTATATAAAAAACAAGAAAGAAAAACTTGTAGAACTAGGAAAAATACTTGTCGATCCTAAATATGTTATAGATTTTCAAAATCTTGAAATGCATTCAAATGTCGCCATACTTATAAAGAAAAATCAAGAGTTGTATAAACTTGAAACAGAGTCAATACTTTCCAAAGGAGAAATAGATGATATAGCAGAAAAACTCAGAGAAAATGAATATGTTTTTGAGGAAATAACACTTCTTGATTACAGAGGAAAAGTTTTAATACTTTTCATGCCTTATAGAAGTGATAGATATATTGAAATAATAACTCCTCTTAGTTTTATTCAGGAAGGTTTAGAAATATCCACAAGATATCATCTTCTAATAATAATGCTGGCTCTGGTTATAGGTTCTTCTATGTCATTTATATTTTC
Protein-coding regions in this window:
- a CDS encoding metal-sensing transcriptional repressor, giving the protein MEKLKRTCISGECMSKECPAFKRKLESRINRIEGQIRGIGKMLVNKIACDDVLNQISSVKSALNGVSKLILESHIRNCVVNDIKAGSEDEIISELVQTLNKMIDKTNKKVKENLPEMIKKIEIQVGKIKELVEEEHCNEVLNGISLVKGELDGVSKLVLESHIKNCIVRDIKSGNEDKVITELLYTLNKMIK
- a CDS encoding response regulator transcription factor → MKKILVVDDEWKIRKLIKDYLVREGYSVDEAGDGEEGLELFFQTTYDIVILDIMMPKIDGWSVCRKIREESQVPIIMLTARADESDQLFGFELETDEYMIKPFNPKLLVAKVKALLRRDGKIVDKTYLEFGDLIIDTSKREVKLGDVILELTPKEYDLLYFFIENKGLALSREKILNSVWGWDYFGDSRTVDTHIKRLRKKIGDNFIQTVRGFGYKFEGDR